A stretch of the Sulfurimonas sp. HSL-1656 genome encodes the following:
- a CDS encoding DUF5074 domain-containing protein, with the protein MKALSRMKMVLIPLALLIFSACGGGGSAQHATLSFSVVTPAAPIPLVLSNTDGPASDVVLSGDGKTLYVAEQGSGIAIYDVSGPAGVLPLKTEATAGDALGVTLSSDGTQLYVAQSSGVAVYDVSDPAAPIVLGIANIAGGTARGTVLSKDNKLLYVADGSNGVVVLDVSDPAAMATVAVFDSAGEAMDVALSHDGSILYVADGSKGVAILDAGTLAALGLSDTAGAALGVLPSGDGTHLYVADGANGIVVLNVSNPTAPFLRALFNTTGSAGGMTLSSDGTTLYVAEGSSGISVLDVSVPGGLILLNTYDSPGSAGSVVLSGDGTVLYIADGTAIVVMATTVYAVSEAQDFGSTTLGLKIHSSASRTLELTVAADRNDIIALGTTSERLEPLQYEDTTYTIPVTSVPGATGATAVTVTLNDGRNTATAKVNFIVTP; encoded by the coding sequence ATGAAGGCTCTTTCCCGGATGAAAATGGTGCTGATCCCCCTTGCACTTCTCATTTTTAGCGCCTGCGGCGGAGGGGGATCGGCGCAGCACGCAACGCTCTCTTTCAGCGTCGTCACTCCGGCGGCACCGATCCCCCTTGTGCTTTCCAATACGGATGGTCCGGCCTCTGATGTTGTCCTCTCAGGTGATGGCAAAACACTGTATGTTGCCGAACAGGGCAGCGGCATCGCCATTTACGATGTAAGCGGCCCCGCCGGAGTGCTTCCGCTCAAAACCGAGGCGACTGCCGGCGATGCGCTGGGCGTCACCCTCTCAAGCGACGGTACACAACTTTATGTTGCCCAGAGTTCGGGCGTTGCCGTTTACGATGTCAGCGATCCCGCTGCACCGATCGTATTGGGTATAGCGAACATTGCAGGGGGGACAGCCCGCGGCACGGTCCTCTCAAAGGACAATAAACTGCTTTATGTTGCCGACGGCAGCAACGGTGTGGTGGTCCTGGATGTGAGCGATCCTGCCGCGATGGCGACAGTGGCGGTCTTCGACAGTGCTGGAGAGGCCATGGATGTGGCGCTTTCTCACGACGGCAGCATTCTCTATGTCGCCGACGGCAGTAAAGGCGTTGCGATTCTGGATGCGGGGACGTTGGCGGCTTTGGGGCTTTCCGATACGGCAGGTGCAGCGCTGGGCGTTTTGCCTTCCGGCGACGGTACGCACCTCTATGTCGCCGACGGCGCTAACGGCATTGTGGTGCTCAATGTCAGTAATCCGACGGCCCCTTTTCTGCGGGCACTTTTCAATACGACAGGCAGTGCCGGCGGGATGACACTCTCCAGCGACGGCACGACACTCTACGTGGCTGAAGGGAGTAGTGGCATCAGCGTTTTGGATGTGAGCGTTCCTGGAGGGCTTATACTGCTGAACACCTATGATAGTCCGGGAAGTGCCGGCAGCGTTGTGCTTTCCGGAGACGGCACGGTACTTTATATCGCAGACGGAACGGCCATTGTCGTTATGGCGACAACGGTCTATGCGGTGTCGGAGGCGCAGGACTTCGGTTCAACGACACTGGGCCTCAAGATACACAGCAGTGCAAGCCGCACGCTGGAGCTGACGGTGGCAGCGGACAGGAACGATATTATTGCGCTGGGGACCACCTCTGAAAGGCTGGAACCGCTGCAGTATGAAGATACAACGTATACGATCCCTGTCACATCCGTGCCCGGTGCTACCGGCGCGACTGCAGTCACTGTCACACTGAATGACGGCAGAAACACGGCGACAGCGAAAGTCAACTTCATCGTCACGCCATAG